The following coding sequences lie in one Kribbella sp. NBC_00709 genomic window:
- a CDS encoding ABC transporter substrate-binding protein: protein MAATPSPARQLSRRTVLRGGLGAFAATAAGVPLLSACGGDDSGGNAKEMSFWNFYGPSDDQGPQSKWFVDTVAEWNKNNDVKVKLRYIPGKDYLNGTTLQTAFQSGQGPDIFLISPGDFLRYYNGGVLQDLGSALPDEAKKDYLPGLLEARSVDGKVYGLPMEIEPLAMYYSETAFEKAGLSEADLPKTWDQTIAVAQKLTGKDRYGVMFETTPGYYQNFTWYPFMWQGDGNAIKDGKSAFDSPAAVQALKFWGDTIKNKVAPRKALGDGGGDVVSNLGSGAAAMQQSGIWAVVDMRTKAKTFKYGIIPLPTPDGGSAATDLGGWAFVANSKGKNPEAAAKFIAWALGSTDAAGVERQRQWNTVVKTNLPPRKSVQQAADAKGAFADGALKKFVSQIAPTGKPEPRFPPEVYQPIADAIQACQLNAADPARAAADAAEKIDTFLKTYQGAPIS from the coding sequence ATGGCCGCAACACCCTCCCCTGCCAGGCAGCTCAGCCGCCGCACCGTCCTGCGCGGCGGTCTGGGCGCGTTCGCCGCGACGGCTGCCGGCGTACCGCTGTTGTCCGCCTGTGGCGGTGACGACTCCGGCGGCAACGCCAAGGAGATGTCGTTCTGGAACTTCTACGGCCCGTCCGACGACCAAGGACCGCAGAGCAAATGGTTCGTCGACACCGTCGCGGAGTGGAACAAGAACAACGACGTCAAGGTCAAGCTGCGCTACATCCCCGGCAAGGACTACCTGAACGGGACCACCCTGCAGACCGCGTTCCAGTCGGGGCAGGGCCCGGACATCTTCCTGATCAGCCCCGGCGACTTCCTCCGCTACTACAACGGCGGCGTACTGCAGGATCTCGGCTCCGCACTGCCGGACGAGGCCAAGAAGGACTACCTGCCCGGCCTGCTCGAGGCCCGCAGCGTGGACGGCAAGGTCTACGGGCTGCCGATGGAGATCGAGCCGCTCGCGATGTACTACAGCGAGACCGCGTTCGAGAAGGCCGGCCTGTCCGAGGCCGACCTGCCCAAGACCTGGGACCAGACCATCGCCGTCGCGCAGAAACTGACCGGCAAGGACCGGTACGGCGTGATGTTCGAAACCACCCCTGGCTACTACCAGAACTTCACCTGGTACCCGTTCATGTGGCAGGGCGACGGCAACGCGATCAAGGACGGCAAGTCCGCGTTCGACTCGCCGGCCGCCGTACAGGCGCTGAAGTTCTGGGGCGACACGATCAAGAACAAGGTTGCCCCGCGCAAGGCCCTCGGCGACGGTGGCGGTGACGTGGTGTCGAACCTGGGCTCCGGTGCGGCCGCGATGCAGCAGAGCGGCATCTGGGCGGTCGTGGATATGCGGACCAAGGCGAAGACCTTCAAGTACGGCATCATTCCGCTGCCCACTCCGGACGGCGGCTCGGCGGCGACCGACCTTGGTGGCTGGGCGTTCGTCGCCAACTCCAAGGGCAAGAACCCGGAGGCCGCGGCCAAGTTCATCGCGTGGGCGCTCGGCTCGACCGATGCGGCCGGCGTCGAGCGGCAGCGGCAGTGGAACACCGTCGTCAAGACCAACCTGCCGCCGCGCAAGTCGGTGCAGCAGGCCGCGGATGCGAAGGGTGCGTTCGCCGACGGCGCGCTGAAGAAGTTCGTCAGCCAGATCGCGCCGACCGGCAAGCCGGAGCCCCGGTTCCCACCGGAGGTGTACCAGCCGATCGCCGACGCGATCCAGGCCTGCCAGCTGAACGCGGCCGACCCGGCCAGGGCGGCGGCCGACGCGGCGGAGAAGATCGACACGTTCCTGAAGACCTACCAGGGCGCGCCGATCAGCTGA
- a CDS encoding KpsF/GutQ family sugar-phosphate isomerase, translating into MPVVPNRASAHRTADELSRDLVARGLQAARDAIETEAAAVSALADRLDGVFLEVLIAVARCEGHLVVTGLGKSGLVGRKIAATLASTGTPATFIHSGDALHGDSGAVTTRDLVLALSASGETAEVCEFARMLREREIPVIAMTGQEQSTLAQLATYTLDTMVLREADPLNLAPTASTTASLAMGDALACALVVLRSFSHHDFAQFHPSGALGKRLAEDQA; encoded by the coding sequence ATGCCAGTTGTGCCGAACCGTGCGTCCGCCCACCGCACGGCCGACGAGCTGTCCAGGGACCTGGTCGCCCGAGGACTGCAGGCGGCGCGAGACGCCATCGAGACCGAGGCCGCGGCCGTCTCGGCCCTCGCGGACCGGCTCGACGGAGTCTTCCTGGAGGTGCTGATCGCGGTGGCCCGCTGCGAGGGTCACCTGGTGGTGACCGGTCTCGGGAAGTCCGGTCTCGTCGGGCGGAAGATCGCCGCAACCCTCGCGAGCACAGGCACGCCGGCCACGTTCATCCACTCCGGCGATGCGCTGCACGGCGACTCCGGTGCGGTGACCACGCGCGATCTCGTCCTGGCGCTGTCGGCATCCGGCGAGACGGCCGAGGTGTGCGAGTTCGCCCGGATGCTGCGTGAGCGGGAGATCCCGGTGATCGCGATGACAGGTCAAGAACAGTCCACGTTGGCACAGTTGGCGACGTACACGCTCGACACGATGGTGCTGCGCGAGGCGGACCCCCTGAACCTGGCGCCGACCGCGTCGACGACGGCCTCGTTGGCGATGGGCGATGCGCTGGCGTGCGCTCTCGTCGTACTGCGGTCCTTCAGCCATCACGACTTCGCGCAGTTCCACCCATCCGGTGCCCTGGGCAAGCGTCTCGCCGAGGACCAGGCATGA
- a CDS encoding ribokinase, whose translation MNDVCVLGSFMKDLVASAERRPLPGETLHGTGFAEFLGGKGVNQAIAAARMGARTAIVGTIGEDRYGEEFLELLSSNGVDTSWIVRHPSLGTGVGLPLVLPDGGNSIIIVSRANAAITAADVEAASDVLTASKVLSVQLELPVEASHTALRLASTAGVTTILTPAPVGPIDQSLASYVDILVPNEVEAAALTGLDCDDESQVPMIARKLAEDWDLRACVVTLGSRGAFVLDRAGGFEERVDPFEVATVDTVGAGDAFCGSLAASLADGAALVDAVRLANAAGALSTTVNGAADSAPGRAAAVALLDTAAS comes from the coding sequence ATGAACGATGTCTGTGTGCTCGGGTCGTTCATGAAGGATCTGGTCGCGTCGGCGGAGCGGCGGCCGTTGCCGGGTGAGACGTTGCATGGGACCGGGTTCGCGGAGTTCCTCGGCGGCAAGGGCGTGAACCAGGCGATCGCGGCGGCGCGGATGGGTGCGCGGACGGCGATCGTCGGCACGATCGGCGAGGACCGGTACGGCGAGGAGTTCCTGGAACTGCTCTCGTCGAACGGCGTCGACACCTCGTGGATCGTGCGACACCCATCTTTAGGCACCGGGGTCGGACTGCCGCTGGTGCTGCCCGACGGCGGCAACTCGATCATCATCGTGTCCCGCGCCAACGCCGCGATCACCGCTGCAGACGTCGAAGCCGCCTCGGACGTGCTGACCGCGAGCAAGGTGCTCAGCGTGCAACTCGAGCTCCCGGTCGAGGCGAGCCACACCGCCCTCCGGCTCGCCTCGACCGCGGGCGTCACCACGATCCTCACGCCTGCGCCGGTCGGACCGATCGATCAGTCGCTGGCGTCGTACGTCGACATCCTGGTGCCGAACGAGGTCGAGGCCGCTGCGCTGACCGGTCTCGACTGCGACGACGAGTCGCAGGTGCCGATGATCGCCCGCAAACTCGCCGAGGACTGGGACCTGCGGGCGTGCGTTGTCACATTGGGTTCACGGGGGGCGTTCGTGCTGGACCGGGCCGGGGGCTTCGAAGAACGGGTCGACCCTTTCGAGGTCGCGACCGTCGACACGGTCGGCGCCGGCGACGCGTTCTGTGGCTCACTCGCCGCCTCGTTGGCCGACGGAGCCGCCCTCGTGGACGCCGTACGACTCGCCAACGCCGCCGGAGCCCTCTCCACCACCGTCAACGGCGCCGCCGACTCAGCCCCGGGCCGCGCCGCCGCCGTCGCCCTCCTGGACACCGCTGCGTCATGA
- a CDS encoding LacI family DNA-binding transcriptional regulator: MTTIYDVARRSGVSPATVSRVLSGRRNVDPELSEKVRAAVAELGYRPNGVARNLRKSSTNLWAVVISDIENPFFTSLVRGLEDVAQTEGYHVVLCNSDEDPAKEAAYASAVLTDQMAGVVISPTSTAEGVQLLADAKIPLVMIDRRVEGVEADTVLVDNEHGAFEGVKHLIDGGYRRIACITGPRKVSTAMDRLSGYRSALRAGGIRYDKDLVRHADFREAGGYAAMESLLELADPPEALFATNNLMTVGALECLARKGLRAPDDIAVVGFDDIPWADLVVPSLTTVAQPTYELGRTAGMLLKDRTTSPGRPPSTVTLRTELHIRATSAPKK; encoded by the coding sequence ATGACGACGATCTACGACGTCGCGCGTAGGTCGGGGGTATCTCCGGCGACGGTTTCGCGGGTGCTCAGCGGCCGGCGCAACGTCGATCCGGAGCTGTCCGAGAAGGTCCGCGCCGCGGTCGCCGAGCTCGGCTACCGCCCGAACGGCGTCGCGCGCAACCTCCGCAAGTCCTCGACGAACCTGTGGGCCGTCGTCATCTCGGACATCGAGAACCCGTTCTTCACGTCGCTCGTGCGCGGTCTGGAAGATGTCGCGCAGACGGAGGGGTACCACGTCGTACTGTGCAACTCCGACGAGGATCCGGCCAAGGAGGCGGCGTACGCATCCGCCGTACTGACCGACCAGATGGCCGGTGTGGTGATCTCGCCGACGTCGACCGCGGAGGGTGTGCAACTGCTCGCCGACGCGAAGATCCCGCTGGTGATGATCGACCGGCGGGTCGAGGGCGTCGAGGCCGACACGGTGTTGGTCGACAACGAGCATGGGGCGTTTGAGGGCGTCAAGCATTTGATCGACGGCGGGTACCGGCGGATCGCTTGCATCACCGGTCCGCGCAAGGTGTCCACCGCGATGGACCGTCTCAGTGGATATCGGTCGGCGTTGCGCGCTGGTGGCATCCGGTACGACAAGGACCTTGTCCGGCACGCGGACTTCCGCGAGGCCGGCGGGTACGCCGCTATGGAGAGCTTGCTCGAGCTGGCCGACCCACCCGAAGCGCTCTTCGCCACCAACAACCTGATGACTGTTGGAGCGCTGGAATGCCTGGCCCGCAAGGGTTTGCGAGCCCCCGACGACATCGCGGTCGTCGGCTTCGACGACATCCCCTGGGCCGACCTGGTCGTCCCCAGCCTCACCACCGTCGCCCAACCCACCTACGAACTGGGCCGAACCGCCGGCATGCTCCTGAAAGACCGCACCACCTCCCCCGGCCGCCCACCCTCCACAGTCACCCTCCGCACCGAACTCCACATCCGCGCAACTTCGGCCCCGAAGAAGTAA
- a CDS encoding acyltransferase domain-containing protein, which yields MGGDAAGGWRGLGAVEVGRRLGLAGGVVERLAAVSGMGGPDVVLPTDEAVGRLCVKLAIERVDRESLLAARPDAELHPELWWVLSCSYRLLLAQMGQRRFGDPAWQPLPDGTGTVGRHLFVWAFLAVVPHVRDYHATIGLTDDESWESLGALGDELASSRRLTGRAGLDASWGLPLVFTGAGFRLGRLAFERQPRQVDGATNDFLGTGESALNTHVPGSREPLSEAACDTSFARAVELMDQLPEYVVGFACHSWLMDTQLTQYLPASSNIVRFQRRFTQFTDQVEADWAPLEHVFHRRYDGPAVPKSLLDDLPQRTTLERAIVTHLRRGGHWYNQTGWIRTSEAR from the coding sequence ATGGGTGGTGACGCGGCCGGTGGTTGGCGTGGGCTGGGTGCCGTGGAGGTTGGGCGGCGGCTTGGGTTGGCCGGTGGCGTGGTGGAGCGCTTGGCGGCTGTCTCTGGCATGGGTGGACCGGATGTGGTGCTGCCGACAGATGAAGCCGTGGGGCGGCTTTGTGTGAAGTTGGCGATCGAGCGGGTCGATCGTGAATCGTTGCTGGCCGCGCGGCCCGATGCTGAGCTTCATCCTGAGTTGTGGTGGGTGCTCAGTTGTTCCTATCGGTTGTTGCTGGCTCAGATGGGTCAGCGGCGCTTCGGCGATCCTGCTTGGCAGCCCTTGCCTGACGGGACCGGGACTGTGGGGCGGCATCTGTTTGTGTGGGCGTTCTTGGCGGTCGTTCCGCATGTGCGGGATTACCACGCGACGATCGGACTGACCGACGACGAGTCATGGGAGTCGCTGGGCGCCCTCGGAGACGAGCTGGCGTCGTCGCGTCGGCTTACCGGTCGGGCGGGTCTGGATGCCAGCTGGGGCTTGCCGCTGGTGTTCACCGGCGCAGGGTTCAGGCTGGGTCGGCTGGCCTTCGAGCGGCAGCCTCGCCAGGTTGATGGCGCCACCAACGACTTTCTCGGAACCGGCGAGAGCGCCTTGAACACGCACGTACCGGGCAGCCGTGAGCCGTTGAGCGAGGCGGCGTGCGACACCTCCTTCGCTCGTGCTGTCGAACTGATGGATCAGCTTCCCGAGTACGTGGTCGGCTTCGCGTGTCACTCGTGGCTGATGGACACGCAGTTGACGCAGTACTTGCCGGCGTCCTCGAACATCGTCAGGTTTCAGCGCCGGTTCACGCAGTTCACGGATCAGGTGGAGGCTGATTGGGCGCCGCTCGAGCATGTGTTCCACCGGCGGTACGACGGACCCGCCGTACCGAAGTCGTTGCTGGACGACCTCCCACAACGGACCACACTCGAGCGCGCAATCGTGACCCACCTGCGCCGCGGAGGCCACTGGTACAACCAGACCGGCTGGATCCGCACCTCCGAGGCCAGGTAG
- a CDS encoding GH92 family glycosyl hydrolase produces the protein MIIQTGGGPGGPTSSRGGFGSVDGTRYSGTSGGRQQVGLPTAGGVVQAGDRLRYKIYPELDAGLTYSATYAAVELVFADGTRPAGVDQYGKPADAAGQGATKILYADQWNDVQVDLTTVAGKTIAEVVLVVDAPAAGHEFAGWVDDVEIGPAPVEPDGSDLAAYVDTRRGTNASHEFSRGNTLPITAWPNGFNFLTPVTNASTYRWPYEYHRANNADNRPELQGLTFSHQPSPWMGDRDQLTIMPVAAASPLGDPVERAVAFSHDDEVARPDLYSVALANGVRAELTPTDHGAIFRFTFPAGAAGRHLVFDTIDENGAFAYDGTAVTGWVENGAETGRTRMYCYGEFSATPSVFGAARGGRENARAASFDVPEVTLRMATSFIGVDQARHNLSLELAGTFEEIQAAANAAWNERLAVIRPEGATPPQLRTVYGNLYRLNLYPNSHFENAGTVDEPSYHYASPVSPTSGAATDSLTNAVVKPGKVYVNSGFWDTYRTAWPAYAFFYPALTAELVDGFVQQYRDGGWIARWSSPGYADCMTGTSSDVSFADAYLKGVELLDPLATYDAGLRNATVAPEATEVGRKGVETGFFAGYVSTDTEESVSWSLEAYLNDFGLASMALQLAEAFPERRGELLEEAEYLRRRSLNYVLLFDPAVNFFQGRLADGTFAKPAADFDPEEWGGDFTETDGWNFAFHVAHDPRGLANLYGGPRGLEAKLDEFFSTPELAVKKGTYSIVIHEMVEVQAVRMGQFGFSNQPAHHIAWMYNYACAPHKTQAIAREVLERLYVGEQIGQGYPGDEDNGEMSAWYLFAALGLYPLRVGAPEYAIGSPLFSRVVVSPLGGQPLTITASGVEHPYVQDVVVDGKPLPTASITAAELHAAGQIDFTLGADPSDWASLDSPPALTTDDAVPRPLVDLIPIDPTNPLFDDTSTTAATLDTTTWSLPSPATPTLYTLTSADLESAPTAWRLEGSVDGTTWTVLDDRTTESFRWPRQTRPFTIPNPTEHQHYRLTFPTPTTLSQVELLH, from the coding sequence GTGATCATTCAGACCGGTGGTGGACCTGGTGGACCGACGAGCTCGCGGGGTGGGTTCGGGAGTGTGGACGGGACCCGGTATTCGGGGACTTCTGGTGGGAGGCAGCAGGTTGGGCTGCCGACGGCCGGGGGAGTGGTCCAGGCCGGTGATCGGCTGCGGTACAAGATCTATCCGGAGCTCGACGCCGGGCTGACGTACTCGGCGACGTATGCGGCGGTGGAGCTGGTCTTCGCGGATGGGACGCGGCCGGCTGGGGTTGACCAGTACGGGAAGCCGGCTGACGCGGCGGGGCAGGGGGCCACGAAGATCCTGTACGCCGACCAGTGGAACGACGTACAGGTCGATCTGACCACGGTTGCGGGGAAGACGATCGCGGAGGTCGTGCTCGTCGTGGATGCGCCTGCGGCGGGGCACGAGTTCGCTGGGTGGGTCGACGACGTAGAGATCGGGCCGGCGCCGGTGGAACCGGATGGCTCCGACCTCGCGGCATACGTCGACACCCGTCGCGGCACCAACGCGAGCCACGAGTTCTCCCGCGGCAACACGTTGCCGATCACCGCCTGGCCGAACGGGTTCAACTTCCTCACCCCGGTCACCAACGCGTCGACGTACCGCTGGCCGTACGAGTACCACCGGGCCAACAACGCGGACAACCGCCCGGAGCTGCAGGGCCTCACGTTCTCGCACCAGCCGAGTCCGTGGATGGGCGACCGCGATCAGCTCACGATCATGCCGGTCGCGGCGGCCTCGCCGTTGGGTGATCCTGTCGAGCGAGCGGTTGCCTTCAGCCACGACGACGAGGTCGCGCGGCCGGACCTCTACTCGGTCGCGCTCGCGAACGGCGTACGCGCGGAGCTCACCCCGACCGACCACGGCGCGATCTTCCGCTTCACGTTCCCGGCCGGCGCGGCGGGGCGGCACCTGGTGTTCGACACGATCGACGAGAACGGCGCGTTCGCGTACGACGGGACCGCGGTCACCGGCTGGGTCGAGAACGGCGCGGAGACCGGGCGGACCCGGATGTACTGCTACGGCGAGTTCTCCGCCACGCCTTCGGTCTTCGGGGCGGCTCGTGGTGGCCGCGAGAACGCGCGGGCGGCGAGCTTCGACGTACCCGAGGTGACGTTGCGGATGGCAACGTCGTTCATCGGGGTCGATCAGGCGCGGCACAACCTCTCGCTGGAGCTGGCCGGGACGTTCGAGGAGATCCAGGCCGCGGCCAACGCCGCGTGGAACGAACGCCTCGCGGTCATCCGGCCCGAGGGCGCGACGCCGCCGCAACTGCGGACCGTCTACGGGAATCTCTATCGGCTCAACCTCTACCCGAACTCGCACTTCGAGAACGCGGGGACTGTTGACGAACCGTCGTACCACTACGCCAGCCCGGTGTCGCCGACGTCGGGTGCGGCGACCGACAGCCTGACCAACGCAGTCGTGAAGCCGGGCAAGGTGTATGTGAACAGTGGTTTCTGGGACACGTACCGGACCGCGTGGCCGGCGTACGCGTTCTTCTACCCGGCGTTGACCGCGGAGCTCGTCGATGGGTTCGTGCAGCAGTACCGCGACGGCGGGTGGATCGCGCGGTGGTCGTCGCCGGGGTACGCCGACTGCATGACCGGGACCAGCTCGGACGTGTCGTTCGCCGATGCGTATCTCAAGGGCGTCGAGTTGCTCGACCCGTTGGCGACGTACGACGCCGGGCTCCGCAACGCGACCGTCGCGCCGGAGGCGACCGAGGTCGGGCGGAAGGGCGTGGAGACCGGGTTCTTCGCCGGGTACGTGAGCACGGACACCGAGGAGAGCGTGTCGTGGTCGCTGGAGGCGTACCTGAACGACTTCGGCCTCGCGTCGATGGCGTTGCAGTTGGCCGAGGCGTTTCCGGAGCGTCGCGGGGAGCTGCTCGAGGAGGCGGAGTACTTGCGCCGCCGTTCCCTGAACTATGTGCTGCTGTTCGACCCTGCCGTGAACTTCTTCCAGGGCCGGCTGGCGGACGGGACCTTCGCCAAGCCGGCTGCCGACTTCGACCCCGAGGAATGGGGCGGCGACTTCACCGAGACCGACGGGTGGAACTTCGCGTTCCACGTCGCCCACGACCCGCGCGGCCTGGCCAACCTGTACGGCGGTCCGCGCGGACTCGAGGCCAAACTCGACGAGTTCTTCTCCACTCCTGAACTGGCGGTGAAGAAGGGCACGTACTCGATCGTCATCCACGAGATGGTCGAGGTGCAGGCCGTCCGCATGGGCCAGTTCGGTTTCAGCAACCAGCCGGCGCACCACATCGCCTGGATGTACAACTACGCCTGCGCGCCGCACAAGACGCAGGCGATCGCCCGCGAGGTGTTGGAGCGGCTGTACGTCGGCGAACAGATCGGCCAGGGCTACCCGGGCGACGAGGACAACGGCGAAATGTCCGCGTGGTATCTGTTCGCTGCCCTCGGCCTGTACCCGTTGCGTGTCGGCGCCCCGGAGTACGCCATCGGCTCCCCACTCTTCTCCCGTGTCGTCGTCAGCCCACTCGGCGGTCAGCCCCTGACCATCACCGCGTCCGGCGTCGAACACCCTTACGTCCAAGACGTCGTGGTCGACGGCAAACCGTTGCCCACCGCATCGATCACCGCCGCCGAACTCCACGCCGCTGGTCAGATCGACTTCACCCTTGGCGCCGATCCGTCCGACTGGGCCTCCCTCGACTCACCGCCCGCTCTCACCACCGACGACGCCGTACCGCGCCCGCTCGTCGACCTGATCCCCATCGATCCGACCAACCCCCTCTTCGACGACACCTCCACGACAGCGGCCACCCTCGACACCACGACCTGGTCCCTCCCGTCGCCGGCGACTCCCACCCTCTACACGCTCACCTCAGCCGACCTGGAATCCGCCCCCACGGCGTGGCGCCTGGAAGGATCCGTCGACGGCACCACCTGGACCGTCCTGGACGACCGCACCACCGAATCCTTCCGCTGGCCCCGCCAAACCCGCCCCTTCACCATCCCCAACCCCACCGAACACCAGCACTACCGCCTAACCTTCCCCACCCCAACAACCCTCAGCCAGGTAGAACTCCTGCACTGA
- a CDS encoding DUF3800 domain-containing protein: MYFDRPLVRAYVDETGDRGLSPRSSRYFGMVAVVVADEDEAGLRRAIAECRRRLSVPTGKPLHWTEHVKRYPRRQFVASQLAAVPGAVLNIVLVEKAAVAEAISDQVTFYNFVAGRVSNRSWTLPTTGRAGDGTL; this comes from the coding sequence ATGTACTTCGACCGGCCGCTGGTGCGTGCCTACGTGGACGAGACCGGCGACCGTGGTCTGTCGCCTAGATCGTCGCGGTACTTCGGCATGGTCGCAGTGGTCGTCGCCGACGAGGACGAAGCGGGTCTGCGTCGCGCGATCGCCGAGTGCCGTCGACGTCTGTCCGTTCCCACCGGCAAGCCGCTGCACTGGACCGAGCATGTGAAGAGATACCCACGCAGACAGTTCGTCGCATCACAGCTGGCGGCAGTGCCGGGCGCCGTCTTGAACATCGTGCTGGTCGAGAAGGCTGCTGTCGCCGAGGCGATCTCGGACCAGGTTACCTTCTACAACTTCGTAGCCGGCCGAGTGTCGAACAGGTCTTGGACACTGCCGACGACTGGCCGAGCGGGCGACGGGACGTTGTGA
- a CDS encoding NAD-dependent dehydratase, with protein MKLLVLGGTKNLGRHVVEAALASGHDVTLFNRGQTNPDLFPSVRRLAGERAAPHVLATGEWDGVIDMSGFLVRDVSLSASVLRDRCGFYTYMSSIAVYASKTTPGMTESAALLPWPDGAPEDQFTMDIYGPSKVRCESLLATTFGDRAAAVRSGFVVGPYNPDFGNWGWALAHNQPLECAARPDQPIQYIDARDLAAFLLHLTTERLNGPYNAVGPTHTMTTLANAWRSAVPNPPPVDWEPSIDRFHLPHDGSNDGTFQLDNTRALTAGLRLRPDEESAHDYITWVHDGNTPPDPPH; from the coding sequence ATGAAACTCCTCGTCCTCGGCGGCACCAAGAACCTCGGCCGGCACGTAGTCGAGGCAGCGCTTGCCTCCGGCCACGATGTCACGCTGTTCAACCGCGGTCAGACGAATCCGGACCTCTTCCCCTCTGTACGCCGACTTGCCGGCGAACGCGCGGCGCCCCACGTGTTGGCGACCGGCGAGTGGGACGGCGTGATCGACATGTCCGGCTTCCTCGTCCGCGACGTCTCGCTGAGTGCTTCGGTCCTCCGCGATCGCTGCGGTTTCTACACGTACATGTCGTCGATCGCGGTCTACGCAAGCAAGACCACGCCCGGGATGACGGAGTCCGCGGCCCTCCTGCCGTGGCCGGACGGTGCACCCGAGGACCAGTTCACGATGGACATTTACGGTCCGTCAAAGGTTCGATGCGAGTCGTTGCTCGCCACCACCTTCGGCGACCGCGCCGCCGCCGTACGCTCCGGCTTCGTCGTCGGCCCGTACAACCCCGACTTCGGCAACTGGGGCTGGGCCCTCGCCCACAACCAGCCCCTGGAGTGTGCCGCCCGCCCCGACCAGCCCATCCAATACATCGACGCCCGAGACCTGGCCGCCTTCCTCCTCCACCTCACGACCGAGCGCCTCAACGGCCCCTACAACGCCGTCGGCCCCACCCACACCATGACGACCCTGGCCAACGCCTGGCGCTCCGCCGTACCCAACCCGCCTCCGGTGGACTGGGAGCCGTCCATAGACCGCTTCCACCTACCCCACGACGGCTCCAACGACGGGACCTTCCAACTCGACAACACCCGAGCCCTGACCGCCGGCCTGCGCCTGCGCCCCGACGAAGAGTCCGCCCACGACTACATCACCTGGGTCCACGATGGAAACACCCCACCAGATCCACCACATTGA
- a CDS encoding phosphotransferase, producing MSDPVLEATKAPDVGDLQGELLRQWGSSEVWRLSYGLSSVIVKRGTDGQADEADAYERFVVPLDLPAPALLHRHRSAGAGVLVLADVGRVTLEQEPSAEGFLAAAGLAATIRSREVSQRSEFPPERVKELADRIGRIDFDLSPLTEALAALHRDVPVGVVHGDFVPKNLVTDGVRWTAIDWPGSYLAPHLSDLYTLIRDAESLGLGRPPIVARYIDATGTNPALVERQLLVGGGCFCLVALRFIVEEGLRTVPESVDWIDSLIGELADVVGTLS from the coding sequence GTGTCGGATCCGGTACTCGAAGCGACGAAGGCGCCTGACGTCGGCGATCTGCAGGGGGAGTTGCTGCGGCAGTGGGGGTCGTCCGAGGTATGGCGGCTGTCGTACGGGTTGAGCAGCGTGATCGTCAAACGGGGGACGGACGGTCAGGCGGACGAGGCCGACGCTTACGAGCGGTTCGTCGTACCGCTTGACCTGCCGGCGCCCGCGTTGCTGCACCGGCATCGTTCTGCGGGAGCGGGCGTGCTGGTGCTGGCGGATGTCGGGCGGGTGACGTTGGAGCAGGAGCCGAGTGCTGAGGGCTTCCTTGCGGCTGCTGGGTTGGCTGCGACGATCCGGTCGCGGGAGGTGTCGCAGCGCAGCGAGTTCCCGCCGGAGCGGGTGAAGGAGCTGGCTGATCGGATCGGGCGGATCGACTTCGACCTCAGCCCGCTGACCGAGGCACTGGCCGCGCTGCATCGCGACGTTCCTGTTGGGGTTGTGCATGGGGACTTCGTGCCGAAGAACCTGGTCACCGACGGCGTCCGCTGGACCGCGATCGACTGGCCGGGTTCCTATTTGGCGCCGCATCTCAGCGACCTGTACACGCTGATCCGCGACGCCGAGTCTCTCGGTCTCGGCCGGCCCCCGATCGTTGCCCGCTACATCGATGCCACAGGCACCAATCCGGCGCTGGTCGAACGTCAGCTTCTGGTCGGCGGAGGCTGCTTCTGTCTGGTGGCGTTGCGGTTCATCGTCGAGGAAGGTCTGCGAACGGTCCCGGAATCGGTCGACTGGATCGACTCACTGATCGGCGAACTCGCGGACGTCGTCGGAACGCTGTCATGA